Below is a genomic region from Balaenoptera ricei isolate mBalRic1 chromosome 3, mBalRic1.hap2, whole genome shotgun sequence.
ACCAGGGCGTGAAGGTCTTCCTCATCTCGGTGAGCAGCCCCAGGGGCGGGCTGGGCTGCCCCCGGCCTCTCGGGGAGCAAAGCTGCCCAGACAGCCCCCTGCCCAGCACTCGGAGCCCTGCACTGAGGGTCTGGCCGGGGAGAGTGGGAGGCCTCCAGGGTCGGGATGGCCCGGCCGCAGGCTCTGTGGACCCCTCGGGAGGACAGGCCCCGGGCCTGGGGGAGCTTCGGTCTGCTGTCCCCGGGTTTGTCGAGGAGAGAGGTCAGGCTCCTCCCCGGTCCAGCCCGGGAGCTGGGGCATCCCGTTACGGCAGGGGCTGCAGCCACATCAACTGAGGACGGGTCTCCCCACGAGGCCTTGTAACCtggcccttccctctgcctcccccaggCCAGTTCCAAGGACACGGGCCAGCTGTATGCGGCCCTGCACCACCGCATCCTGGCCCTGCGCAGCCGCGTGGAGCAGGAGCAGGAGGCCAAGACGCCGGCCCCCGAGCCCGGGGCGGCCCCGTCCAACGAGGACGACAGTGATGACGATGACGTCCTGGCTCCGTCGGGGGCCAGCGGAGGCGGTGAGCCGGGGGTCCCGGGGCTGACCCgaggggtggggctgtgtccagGGCAGACACCTGACAGCCAGGCCACCGCTTCCCACAGGCGCCGGCGACGAAGGGGACGGGCAGACGGCCGGGAGCACATAGCGCCGGGAGCCGGCTGCCCACGAGCCTGCTGCTTTGTCCGTCtgtccgcccgcccgcccgcccctccCTCCGGCAGCGTCGAGGCGCGGGGCTCGGGAACCACACCCCCGCTGGGTGGCCGCAGTCTGGATCCGCACGTCCCGTTCAGAAGCAGACTCGGGAACTGCCTGAATGTGGTTTGGGACACGAACCTCATCATATTGATGAGCAAAACGAAAAAGAACatttcttccctccccaccttgAATTGAAATGGCACATTAAGACTTGTCACGGCTTCTCACTGGGACTGGGACCCCTCGTTTCTTCACCCCACCCTCCTCGTGTTGCCGGCTCTCCCCGCCTCCACCTGCCCGGGCACCGGGTCTGTCCACACAATGTCACGCTGGGCCTGCTGGACTTTCTGTTACTACTGTCTTTACCTCCCGGCTCCCACGTTCTGATTTGGGGGGTTTATTTTTAgaccttttctttcctcccccaggGCTTTGTGTTTGGTTTCCTAGATCGAGGCACTTCTCTTCTGTGTGTTGAGCAGGCACAGCTCCGTCGCGGGCTGCGTCCTCGTTCCCCCTGTGGCCCTGGCCCCGTGCTGGGGGTGCTCAGAGAGCTGCTCGGGGGCTGGGCCCACGTGTTCCCCACCTGGGGTTCCTCCAGGCCAAGTCGTGGGGTGCGGAGGGGTTGGGCCCTGGGCCTGGAGAGCCTATCTAGAAAAGGGTCACTGGACATGGGAGGGGAGGGCCCCCCCCGGGAGGGCCCCCCCATCCTCCTGTCTGTCCCCATAACATGGGTCACCCGTCATCAGGCACCCAGGTGCAAACCTGCTTCCTGCTGTTGGCCGTCCCTTCCTTGCCCAGCCCTGGACGTCTCTGCCCCCAAGACCGTCGAGGGCTGGGGGCCTCTGTGAGAGGCAGAGGGGGACCCTGGCAGGGCCTTCAAGGAGGGGGCAGCGAGCGGACCGGTTGCAGACGACGGGCAGAACCCATGCTTGCAGCACACACAGGAGCGGCGCCCTCTGCCCGCCCCACCCCGGAGCGTGGCCAAGAGCCAGCTGGGTGCCGCCCGCCTGGCGAGGCCCGCAGAGGAGGCCTCTCTGCACGGGGCCCTCACAGGGTGAGGGGGAGGCCCGTCTGAGCTGTGCCGCCCACACCTCAGGGTGGCCTGTGCAGCCCGCGTCCGCGTCCGCGCCTGAGCCACGGGACGACACCAAAGGCGCTCCCAGCAGATCCGGTCACACTTCTCTGCTTTAAGCCTTAGCCAACTAGTGACAAGTAAAACCAGATAACGCCCATGTGTTTTGGAACATTTATGTAAGATTGTCATATGAAATGTATTTGGGAACTACATTAAAACTTTTAACTAAAACTCTGGTCTCCTGTGTGCCCCAGGGGCCTCAGGAAGCCAGGCGACCTGGCCAGGAACGGTTCCTCAGCAGCCTGGCCCGCCCCGCCCCACACTCCACACCTGGGCAGGTGACCGAGCTCAGCTGCCTTCCGAGACCGGCCGCTCCGTGCAGAGCCTTGCTTCCCCACCCGGGCGCTGCTTGGCTTCCTGGGGGAGTCAcgagggaggggtgagggtgcTGGCAGGGTTCACTTGAGCAGAGCCAGGAGGAGACCTGGGGTCGGCATGGCGTGGGCACGGAGGGTCTTATTCCCTGGGCTCCTGAACCAGTGACCCATCGTTGGAACCTTTGTCCCACTAACACCTGGTGGCCAAGCCGTGTCCCTGGAGACCTGGTCCAGCCGGTTCTGCGGCCTCAATCTTCCCACActcccctccatcccccaccccggGGCTGCTCAGCTCAAAGCCCAGGTGAGAGGGGCCCTGGCCCAGGGGTGCCGGGTGGGGCCCTACGCTGCATGGTGCCAGCCGAGTGGGTGCGCACCGCTCACAGCCGCCAGGCGCTGGTCATCATGGCCACAAACTCCTCATCCGTGTCCACAGAGGCGCTCACGCCACTGTAGTAGTCCTGGAACTCGGCCAGCGTGACCTGGGGGCAGACGGGCTGTCAGGGGGGACCGCAGGCGTGGGCAGAGGGGGTGGGGTACCCGCGCACCCACCTGCCCGTCCTTCTCGGAGGAGTCAAAGTTGTCCAGGAAGCAGCGGAGCACCTCCTCCTCCGTCCACTCCCCGCTCCGCACCCTGGGGTGAGCGCGGCCGCTGTACACTCCCCGGAGGTCATCCACAGTCACCACGCCGTCCCCGCTGCGGTCCAGCTTGGCGAACGCGGCTGTGATGACCGCCTCCCGGACCTGGGacatggggggctgggggggcgggTTGGTGACTGGGGGGGCAGAGCTCGGGAGGTCCCCCGAGTCCCCACACCGATGTGGATAAGCCCGCAAGGACTTGGCACCCCCGGACGACAGGGTGGAGGGACTCGCCCGCGGTCGCGCGCCCGGCCTCACCCGCAGCGCCCGCAGGAACTCCTCCAGGTCCAGCGTCCCGCTGCCGTCACGGTCCCAGCGCCTGCACACGCCCTGCGCCTCGGCCGTGTCCAGCACCAGCCCCAGCTCGGCCAGGCCCCGCTGGAGCTCCCCTGCGTCCAGGGACCGGCTCCCATCCCGGTCCATGCGGCGGAAAaacctggggggcagggggcgtgGTTGGAAAGTGATCCGGGGGCCAGGGTGTTGGGGAGGTGTGAGGGGACCGCTCACCTGGCCAGACCCTGGATGCCCGAGGCCCCTCGGGACAGGCACTGGGCCCGGAGCTTCTCCATGGTGGCGTCCACAGCATCCATGGTGGGTCAGGGCTCCCTGAGCTGCTGGATGGGAGAGAGATCTGGAGGGGCTCCCGCTCGGCAACCAGGCTACGGGCCGGGTGCCCCCGCTCACTCACCTGGCCTTCGTCTGTCCTGGAGTCCGGGTAGCCGCTCCGCCTGCCTCCTGCCTGCTCTGCCCAGTGTTGGCAGTGTGTCCTGCCCGGCCGGGCTGTTGCTAAGGGACAGTACCCTGGAGACCGGGAGGGGCCCCAGCTGTAACTCTTTATGCACCGGAGCCTCATGGCCCTCGGCACGGCCCTGGGGGGGGCATGTGGCGGGCCGAGAGGGACAGGGCAGTGCTGTTGCTGCCGCTGCTGTCCACCTGCTGTCCTGCTCGCTTACTCCCAGCCCTGCAGTGCCCAGGGCCTGGGATAAAGCCAGGCCCAGgtcaaggggagggaggggggaggggggtcaCTTCCTAACCACAAGGAGGAAGGGTGGGCCACAGCCCTACGGGGACCAGTGTCCTGGATGGAGGGAGGCAAGGCCCAATTCCTGTGTGACCCGGGGcaggtcccctcccctctctgggcttcaccaGCCACCAGCCCCTTTTCACAGGGCCgcagccacagctgctgagggaTCCAAGTTTAAAGGGCTCGAGGTGACCCAGGCCCACATCCAGCAGGTGGTGCTCACAGCTGGGTCCTACAGACATCAACGTTGACTTGGACAAAGCAATTCCTGGTAGTTACTTAGGGCCAGTCAATATGGGTCACCTGGTGGTTGGTTTCCAGTTCTCAAACATCACTCGGTGGGCTGGCTCATGACAAGCTGCTGAGCCAGGGGCTTCAGTACCGGCCGGAGAAGCGACCCTGACCCCTGACATCCGTAATCCAAGAGGAACCAAGGCCGCCATCACAGAATGCCTTCTGTCGAGACTTTGGACATCTTGCCAACCGAGAGCGTTACACCAACAGTCAGGATTGAAAATGATAATGGATTTCCCAGGACTTAAAACGTGGGCCCCCGTTCGGGGACGCCGCCACCCGCAGAGACCCAGAGATCATCAGAAGCTTTTCAAAGCTTGCAGTTGCACACAGCACAGTGGTATTGTCGAAAGTTGCTGCCACAGTCAGAAGCCAAGCCGTGGATCACAAGCCACCCGGCGCTGCGATTCAAGCTACAGCTGATTGCAACACCATCAGTTTTAGGAGAAACTGCAGTGGCGCTCTGCTGCAGAAATACTTGTGGCTTGCTGCAGTCCAAAATTCTTTGCGTAGGCAAAGAAACACTCCATTGTGTATTTTTATGAGGGTTACAAATGtcgaattttcttttttatagaaaaatgtaGAATGTGACCACAACTATTGTAGCTCTGTTTGGGCATCTCCACATTTTTAAGAGAATCAGaatttcaacaataaaaaattggAAGTGGCTGGGGCTTTCCCGACCCAGAAGCCCttttcactttacctctctgagccttgctttgcacagctgtaaaatggggtgatgcCTGTGTGCATAGTTGGCTGAGGAGATGAGACACAACCGTGTATgtagagtgcctggcacaagcTCCCGGGCCTGTAACCTGTGTCTCCCCACCCAGCGGGGCCCCACCCTGGACCAGGAGCAGCACAGCAGCCCCCTCTCCAGCTCCCACaccaggaagaaaggaggaaggaccaATGCCGTGAAATCATTTGGTTTATTCTTGAGCTCCGACAGGCCCCAGCCTGCCTTCGCCTCGTACAAACAGCACCCCCCCAACCCCTATTTGTCCAAAGGAGAAAACCGGGCCATTGTTGCCACACTGAGGGGTCACTGTGAGACGCCAGGCGGCCCCATCCTGAGGGCTGAGGGTGGACGCTGAGCTTTCCGGGCTGAAAGGGGCTGTGCCCCACCATGGTTCCTGGTATAACAATTCCCTGAGTCAGGAGGCGGGAAAAAGCTACCATGGTACCAGGCCAGGCACCTGGGCTGGGCAGAGAAGGGCACAGCGTtccttgttttgatttttaaaaaaaaagcaccccGAATATCTTGGGCCAAGAAGGGCAGCATAGAAATAAGGAGTGAAAAAATAGATTCTCTAGGGAATATAAAAAAGGAGCCAGCTGCTGCTGCAAAAGCTACACTGGCCGGGGCGCCTCATGGGATGTGCTGGGGTCCCTGGCTCCCTTCAGGGCCCATAGACCCATCCTGTTCCTACCGGGGTCCCACGGTGTGCCAGCCACTGGTGACAaacagagaacaaaaaccctgccctcatggagcttccacTCTGATGGTAAGAAgttacataaagaaaataaaatgaggcaaTGGGGGTGGAGTGGAGAAGAATGACTTCCAATAAGGTGGTCGGGGAAGGCCTCTGGGAGGAAGTGAcgtttgagcaaagacctgagtGACAAGGAGCTAGTCATGTGAcagctgggggaagagcattctaggcagaaggaacagccagtgtaaagaccctgaggcaggacGCTCTCAAGAAAAGCTTATGGGATGCCCGAGTTTGCCTGGGCAGCAAAGCCTGGCTGCAGACATCTCAGCACATCCCACATGCACACTCTTCCCTGGGTTGAGGGAAGGATagaattagggggaaaaaaatctaggaTTAAAACTTTgtcttcaaaaaaaacaaaaaacaaaaaaactttgtcTTCATATAACCAATGCAAAATGGCCTGAGGGTTGAGGCTCACAATTCTGGACTGagatgaagaataagaaaaagcttTAGGATGGGGAATGCTTCGGGAGGAACAAAAATCAGGGCAatgggaaaagagggagagaaactcAAATCATCTGCCTCCGCCAGAAAAAGAGAGGTCTCAAACTCAGATGCTTCAGGGGCCAGACATCTGGCCCTAAGAGACATGTGGGGCCTGAAACTCACACTCACTAAAGAGGGTGCCCTGGACTCAGATCCAGGCAGGCACGGCCCAGTCTGAAGCTAGAAATCCAAATTTTTGTGTCAGCACTGCCAGTTCTCCAACAAGGGTGATTGATTGattcaaagttttgtttttaaaaaaagaaaaacttctctCCGGGTTCAACATCTGCATTTGGCCTACAGGCCGCCCATCTGAAACCTATGACTCTTTAGCAGGTTCTGACGTTTGGACAGGATTATGGCTCTGCCACGGGGTCTTCTCTGGGGTACTGGTGACCCCCAAGGACACCCACAGCAGTGGAAAAAGTCCCCGTAGGGGTCCTCTTTCTCCATTCTGGAATCTACTCTCTGGGACTCACACAGTGGTCCCAAACACAGCAGGCTGGAGGTGGTCCCTGTCCTCTTCCTCCCCAGTACTGTTGGCAAGGGGTGAACTGGGCCCACCAGGGAGTGGGTGACTGGGGTCACTGGCCGGCAGGGGCCCCAGGCGCTCAGCCTCAGCCAGGGTGGCCATCAGCCCAGCCAGGGGTGGCCGGCGGCGGCAGATGTCCTGCAGCAGTTCAGCCCGGGGCTGCAGCTGCCTGATGAGCTTGTCCCTCTGGCACACGGCAGCCTGCAGACTCTGGACAGTAGCCTCGGAGGTCAGCAGCTGCTCCTGGAGAGCGGCAATTTCACTGGCAGGAAGGCAAGACGGGACAGTTATGGCACGGGGGAGCCAGAGGTTCTCTTCCCCTGCTCCCGACCTCCATCCCTGTCAGGTAAAGCCCCcctattatggactgaatgtctgtgtccctccctccccaaattcatagaTTGAATCCCTACGCCACAATGTGATAGtacttggagatggggccttgagAAgtaagtttagatgaggtcatgagggtttCCTTATAAGAACAGACACACCAGAGAGCTTGCGCTCTCTCTGTGCCAcgtgagaacacagtgagaagatgaccatctgcaagccaggaagaggaccctcacaaggaactgaatctgtcagaaccttgatcttggatttcccagcctccagaactgtgagaaatgatttgctgttgtttaagccacccagtctgtggtattctttaACGGCAACCTCAGCAGACTAACACACTCCCTCATCCATCCCCGTAGCTCTTCCTGCAGTTCCCTTGTCCCCTACATCTTTTCCTATTTGTTGTTCAGCTTAGATGGCCCcccccctccaggaagccttccctctgGGCCCCCTCGGAGCCGTGTGGCCCTCCATCACACACACCCAATCACCCCATATTGGAACTGCCTAACAATGTGTCTGCTTGAGGGCAGGGCTGCATAGGTCTTACTGATGTGCCCTaatacccagcacagtgcctggcccatagtagatgctcagtaaagaTGAAGTAATGAATCCAACCAGCTCTGAATTTTTTCCCACCCGGTCCTCAGCACCACCTTCCTCCCTGGGCACTTGTCTCATCCCTTTCAACCCTCAGCTAGAGGGACTCTTCAAAACTGCTGATATCATCCCATCCTCCCCTCCTCAAGAACCTGCCATGGCTCCAGTACCTACATCAGGCGGCTGGTGGTCCCTGCACCACTCAGGACCAGCCGATTTTGCCTAGTGGTAAAATGGACCCTGTTTAAGTTAGATACCCACACTTGCATGACATCTCTCAACTTTACATAGTGAAAACTAAGTCAAGtattttggtgtttgtttttccaaTCCCACCAGTAGTCCGGGTCCACGTGAATGCACACGATTTCCCCTGCCGGTCCTCCTTTCCAGTCTCGGCTCTGCCTCCGCCCACCTCCTCCGAGAAGTCCATGTGGCCGACCCCGAGCCTCACCGGTCCTTGGCGCGGCCCAGCTCGTCTAGGGCGGCGCGCAGCTGCTGGTCGTGGCGGGCTAGGCGCTCGGCCTGGGTGCGCACCGTGCGCTCGGCCGCGTCCAGCCGCGCCTCCAGCTCCGCCGCGCGCCGGTGCACCGCAGCCAGGTGTGCGTTCGCCTCGCGGATCTGCAGGGGCGGCGGCGCTGACATGGCCCCGGCCACGGTCCAGGCCCGGCCACGCCCACGGGCGGCCCGGAACCGGCCCGGGCCACGCCCACGGGGGCCACGCCCCCAGCGGTTTGTTCAGGGCTTCGGCGTGATTGGCCGCGATCACTGCTAGGCTCCGCCCCCAGGGCTGGGTCTCGCCCTCCTCAAACCCAAACACCCTCGCCGGTTCCGGCAACTCAAAACTCCACCCCTGAGCCCGGCCTAACTCCAAGATTGGCCAAGGTCTTAACAAACCACGCCCCCAGGTTGGCCTTGTCCTCTGGCGGCGCCCCAGTTCGGGCTCTGGCAACAGGATTGGTCATTCCCTCGAAacagaccccacccccaccccaccccctcttaGAAGCTGACGCGCCGGGTTGGTGGAACAGGCTGCGCTTCTCTCATTGGCCGCGTTCCTGCGCCTGAGGCAATCGTACAGCTCCGGATTGGTCAAGTGCCCTTCAGGTTATGTTTGGGCTCTGGCCACGCCCCAAGACTAGAGCATTCTTCATCCCGCCCAGGGGTTGGACTAGCCACAAACTGGGCACAGACCACATCGCGCTAAGAATCCGAGCACTGGGATTGGACACTTTCGCGTTAAGCCCCTGAACCTGACCACGCCCCCAAATAGTCGCACGCTGTTCGGACTCCGGCTTAAGACTGGCCACTGGGCGTGACCAAGCCTCCCCACAGATTCTGGCGCTGGGAGTGGCCACATCCCGCCACGTCCCGCCCCATAGTGACGTCTCTCTCCTATCAAGTGGAGTACGGCCCCGCGGTCTCGTTTGTGCATGTGGATAGGCCTAGTACCTTTGATAGTCCCACCCCTAGTTAGGCCCCACCTCCGGGAGTCAAACCATTCCTGACCCAGGACCATCTGAACTGAACTAGCGACATCTGCCTTCACTGATCCTGGTCGACTTCAGTTTCCCCCTCCAGAAATCGGCCAGCGCTGCGCGCGCTCTTCCTTTACGCCAGTCCCCATTCCAGCGCTTGAGCGCGACCCGTGTCCACGTCCGCGGCGCTCAATAAAGTTGCTCGCTTGTTGCCGTCCCGCCCGGAAGAGAGGCTGAGCGCGCCGCCCAGGAAGTCTCGCGGGAGTCAGTGGCGTCCGCCCTTGGGCGCTGGGAGCTGGGGCGTCTTGCGGTGCGGGGCCCGGGGTGTTCCGTCATGGCTAAGAGGCTTCTTCACCAGTACTGGGACATCCCCGAAGGTACCGAGTGCCACCGCAAGACCTACGCCACCACCAGTATCGGTGGTGCCACTGGTGAGCGCCGGTCGGGTCCCCAGGGCGGAGGGCGCAGGGAGGCCATCGGGTCACTGGGGGCTGTCCGAGGGCGTCCTGGAGGGGCTGAGGATCTCGCGGGGTGGCAGTGGTCATCGTCAGGGTGTCTGGGGCGGCCTTGGGACGCTGGGGGCTCTCGAACAAGATAGACTTTGTGGGGGTGTCGGACTAACTCACAGGGCGCAGAGAGGTCATAGGGTCACTGGGAGCAGTCCGAGGGGGTCCCATGGGGGCTGGGAATCTCGCGGAGTGGTACGTGACCATCGTCGGGGTGTCTGAGCCGGCCATGGGGACCGCTGGTGTGAGATAGACGTTGTGGGGGGATGGGTGTGACAGGGTTGGAGGGCCCTGGGAGGTCGTGGTATATGGGACAAGCTGGTCACTGGGGTCGTCAAAATCCCTGGGTGCTGGCATTTTGAGGTTATTGTTGAAACGCTCACCAGGCTCTGGGAAAGTGATGGAGTGGGAAGTGGTGGAGTGGGACGGGGCCATTATCGGGGTCAAAGAAGCTGGTCAAAGGTTCCGAGACTACAACTGAGTGTCTTCGAGATAATTTGGGAGGATCGTGGGTTATTACTGAGGTGTCTGAAGGCAGAAGTTTGAGAAGGTTCTGGAGTGGGATGAGGTCTTTGTAGGATCCAGGAGAACTGGGTGGTCAGAGACATCTGAAACTTTTATTGGGGGCCACCAGAGGGGTGTTAGGGGCGCTGCGGAGATGCTAAATGAAGTGACTCAGCAGCTACCATAAGGGTAAGCCTTGGGGGAATCTGAGGGAACCACAGCCCTGGCAGCCCCCTGCAGGTGAGACCCTGGAGTCTCACCTCTTctagtctccttcccaatctcaGTGTGAGACATAGGTATGATGGGTTTGGGGGCCACCTCTGTATCTCCAGCTCCTACAACAGGGCCTGGCAGAATTTGAGTCTGCACTGAGAGGCTTTGCATTAGGACCTAGTCATCGCTACCATTTTCTGCATATTTAGTTAGAGGCAccattatcatcttcattttagagAGGTGGATGAACTGCCCGGGGGTCTTTGGGAGCCGGGCTGCAAATCCCGGTCTGCTCCTGGGGGTGACTGGGGCAAGGAATGCGCCTCCAGGGTCCTCATGAAGAGTCTTCAGGAAGGCTGAAGGGGGAGCCCCAGGGGATGGGTTTTGTGGCGTCTGCTTGAACGGAGCCTGGAGGGGGCTTGTTGGAGGGTGTTTGAGGGGGTGTAGGTGGAAACCTTTGACAGAGGCACTATGTCGGGTGGTCGTGGAGAGACTCAGTTTTGGGGGTGGTCACTGGCTTCCAGGAGGCCTGCAGGGGCCCCAGGGGTCTTCGAGGGCGTCGCTGTGTGCGTGTGTCACTCACTCTGCCCGCCCGCATTTTCTCACTGGCCAACTCCACTCAACACTCAGGACCTGGTTAAACGTGCTCCTGGATCCTCCCTCACCTCCCCGCTCCTTCCATCCCTGCCGCCCCTCAGCCCTCCACCCAGGGAACTCGTTTCACGCTTGGCTTCCCTGGGATGTTGagcccctggagggcagggagccAGGCTCTAGCCCAGCCCAGCGGCCTGTGGGAACACAGTAACCGGAGGAACAAATgagtgagggaaggaagggaggaaggcagggcagtaactaggaatgaatgaatgagtgacttgtgaatgaattaatgagtgaGGGAAGGTACAcagtaaatgagtgaatgaatgtatgcGGGCCCACAGTTACAGtctgtgaatgaatgaacgtGCACCGTGTCAGGCGGTCACTTCAGGAGGCTGAGGGGGAACTAGGGGCAggcggaggggctg
It encodes:
- the VMAC gene encoding vimentin-type intermediate filament-associated coiled-coil protein; protein product: MSAPPPLQIREANAHLAAVHRRAAELEARLDAAERTVRTQAERLARHDQQLRAALDELGRAKDREIAALQEQLLTSEATVQSLQAAVCQRDKLIRQLQPRAELLQDICRRRPPLAGLMATLAEAERLGPLPASDPSHPLPGGPSSPLANSTGEEEDRDHLQPAVFGTTV
- the CAPS gene encoding calcyphosin; translation: MDAVDATMEKLRAQCLSRGASGIQGLARFFRRMDRDGSRSLDAGELQRGLAELGLVLDTAEAQGVCRRWDRDGSGTLDLEEFLRALRPPMSQVREAVITAAFAKLDRSGDGVVTVDDLRGVYSGRAHPRVRSGEWTEEEVLRCFLDNFDSSEKDGQVTLAEFQDYYSGVSASVDTDEEFVAMMTSAWRL